A stretch of DNA from Ensifer sp. WSM1721:
ACTATGCGCTTTTCCCTCACATGACGGTCGCGCAAAACATCGAGTATCCTTTAAAGCTTCACAAGTGGCCCCAGGTTGAGAGGCAAGCGCGGACAAAAGAAATACTCGAACTAATCGAGCTCCCGCATGTGGCCGCACGCGCAGTCGGCGAATTGAGTGGTGGGCAACAGCAACGCGTCGCAATTGGGCGAGCACTGGCCTACCGACCGTCACTTCTGCTTCTTGATGAGCCAATGGGCGCCCTCGACCGTCGATTGCGCCAGCAACTAGGATCCGATTTGCGAGAAATTCAGCAACGGACAGGTATCACGACTGTTTATGTCACACACGATCAGGAGGAGGCGTTCATCCTTTCCGACAAGATCGCCATCATGGATGGCGGCGAAATTCTCCAATACGACACCCCCGCCGAACTCTACTTCCGACCAAATTCTCGATTTGTGGCGCGCTTTCTTGGAGAGGCGAACATCGTACCTATAGAGAGACTTGTTCCTACCGCCATCGACGAGACACGTCTCGCGGCGACGCCACTGGGTGAGATACCGGTGGCTACGAGCAGTAAAGGGGTAACGAGCGGTGAACCCCTCTCAATAGTTCTCCGGCCCGAGGACCTCTTTCTTGTAAAGGACGAACCCCGCAACGATGATTGGTCACCAGCGATCTCAGTCAGGATCGAGAAAGAACTCTTCTTGGGAAGCCGCTGTCTGGTGACCGTTTCCAGCCAAGCGGGCAACACCTTGCTTGTCGAGTGCAACAAGTCTGACGTCCCGCCTTGCGGGACGGACGCCTGGGTGACTTGGAAACGAACGTCGGCGGTTCTGATCAATCGATAAAAGCGGAGGGTCCAATGAAAAAAGTTTTGGTGGCAAACCGCGGCGAAATCGCCCTTCGCATTATTAGGGCGTGCAAGGATGCAGGTTACCAATCAGTAGCGATCGCATCTGAGGCCGATCGGCAAGCCCTGTATGCTCGGGCCGCTGATGAAGTTTTCCTTCTCAAAGGCAATTCGCCTCTGGAGACCTATCTCAACCAGGCGGCGATCCTTGGAATTGCGGATGAAAGTGGCGCGGATGCAGTACACCCCGGATATGGTCTTCTTTCGGAAAACGAAGAATTCGCAGCCGCTGTCGAGGCCGCTGGCCTGATCTGGATCGGTCCGCCAGCCGAGGCGATTGCGCAGCTCGGGGATAAGGTTAAGGCGCGCGCCATTGCTCGCAAGGTCGGGGCGCCACTTTTGCCTTCAATGGATGATGGCACCGCGACGATCGACCAGGTCCGCAAATTTGTAAAGGCGCATGGCCTCCCGGTCATTATCAAAGCCCAGAACGGCGGCGGCGGTCGCGGCATGCGTATTGTTCGCACGATGGACGAGTTGGAGCCGCAAATGGCGGCGGCAGAGCGTGAAGCAGGGCTTGCCTTCGGCCGATCCGAATGTTTCGTCGAAGTGTATGTTGAAAATGCGAGGCACGTAGAGACACAGTGCCTCGTGGATGCCGACGGGACGATAGCCGTGCTGGCCACGCGCGATTGCACTCTGCAGCGGAGGCAGCAAAAACTTATCGAGGAAGCACCAGCACCTTTCCTGTCCAACGCGCAGCGGAAACAGCTGAAGGAGGCTTCGGTTGGTATTCTCAAAGAGGTCGGCTATCGTGGCGCGGCCACCTGCGAATTTCTGATAACACCCAGGGGCGAGATTTACTTTCTTGAAGTTAACACCCGCGTCCAGGTGGAGCATCCCGTCACCGAAGAAGTCACCGGCATCGACATCATTCGCGAGATGTTCAACATCGCCGAGGGAAAGCTCCTAACCTTCACGGATCCGCCGGTGCGTGGCCATTCAATCGAGTTCCGCATCAATGCGGAAGATCCCTGGGCGGACTTTCGGCCGGTCCCAGGCAAGCTAACGCGCCTTCGGGTTCCAGGTGGTCCAGGCGTTCGTGTCGATTTCGGTTATGGCGAGGGGGATACGATCCCGCCCTACTATGACTCTCTTATGGGGAAGCTCATAGTGACGGGCTGCGACCGTGCGCAGGCGTTGGCGCGAGCTTCGCGGGCTCTGGCTGAACTTGAAGTGGAGGGTGTCCAGACAATCGTTCCGCTTCACCGGGCAATCCTAAACCGGGAAGAATTCATCGGGACGTACGAACCGGAATTCATCGTCCATACGCGCTGGATCGACTCAGAAATAGAGCGACTGTCAAAGGAGGCACGGGAGCTCGCTGAACAACCTTCTATCCAGCAGGAAATAAATGTCGACGAGCCCGAACCTAGTAATGGAGAGATTTCTGAACCGCCGATGTATCGGCGGGGCATCAAGGCGCCCCTCTCCGGCATAGTGTTGGAAATGTGCGTCAAGGAAGGGGATAAAATCAGTCGAGGCGACGTGGTTGCCATCATGGAGTCGATGAAGATGGAGCAGTCGATCGTGGCCGAGGAGGGGGGCGTCGTCGCTAAGATCAACGTTGAAAGGGGTGCATTCATAGAAATGGATGCCGATCTGCTGGGGCTAGACTAATGCCCAGCGCGACATTCTCATCCATCGCCGATCACGAGCGACCGCAGCTTAACGCCCTACTGACGTTGAAGACCGTCGTCGAGAAGGACTGGATCGACTACAACGGTCATATGACGGAATGGCAATATTACAAGGTTTTGGCAGACGCCGGTGAGAATTTCCTGCGTGCGATGGGCTTCACCGAGGAATACAGGCTGAAGGGGTTTAGCTTCTTTTCCGTTGAGGGACATTTGAGGAACCTGAAGGAATGCCGTACCGGCACGCCATTGCTAGTTTACACTGAGATGATTGGCTTCGATGACATCCGCCTCCAGATCTATCAGTATGTGTTGAATGAATCTGAGGATGTCGTCGTGGCGACGGGGGAACACATGATGGTACATGTTGATACCAATTATCGGAAAGCCACCCCCGTCGGCAACTACATGCGCGAATGCCTGACACGTGCCCTGATGACCTGGAGCCCCTATCAGGAGCCGAAGGGTCTTTCGGCGTCGATCCGGAGGGTGAAATTGCACTGTCGGACGTGAAACAGGGGCCTGTTTGTTATCCGATACACGCCTCTAGAATGGTGCGCCTAGATTCGAGCCTGCCCTCTTTGATCTGCATATTACCAGTCGCCGTTTTGGCGGGGAGAGGTCGCCTTTGGTGCCCCACCGATTTTCGTGAGCAACCGGCGGCGAACGCGATCGGAAATGGCCAAAGGCTGAAGGTAACCCCACCTGCCCAACGTTTTTCGAGCTGCCATTAGCAAGGGATCTTTGTGCGGCGACGAATGTACCAGAGTCCTTCGAAAAGCATACTGCGTCGGCGACGTTGCGCAGGCGGAGGAGTAGTGAACGCCGCGGCGTACGGTTTGCTGATCTAAGGCGAGCGTTTAGATTATGAGATCTTCGTAATTGGTGGCAGATCAAGCATTGGCCTGTCGCCGAGCTTTTGAACAAACCACTCGGCCGCAACACGGCTGGATTGCTCGAATTGATTTGTATAGGGGGAGAAATGGCCTCCAGGCAAAATCTCGAGCGCTTTCGGCTCTCCAGCGCGGTCGAAGGCATCCAATGCCAAGTCAGTTGGCGTGAGATGGTCGTCCTCGGCCACGATCATTAACAATGGAGTTGGGCTAATAAGCCTGATGAATGCTCCTGGTTCATTTGCTTTTGCCAGTTCAAGGCTCCGCAGGGTTACTTGCGGATTCCAGTTTGAAGCCACTTCAGCTGAACGGCAAAAGTACTCGTAACTGTCCGCTCCTGGCAACGCGCACGGTAGTTGAGGATCACTCGTCACTACATCAACATAGGCGCGGTCGTTTCCAAGGACCCTAGCCACGCGATCTTCTGAGAGACTTCTCCTCAATTCCGTAGCTTGCGGCGTCGTGGCTCTGCGAACAGCGACTTTCGAGCCGCTAATCGTCGGAACCTGGGCTACGACAGCTTTTACACGCCGGTCCTGCGCAGCTACTACCAAGACATGTCCACCACTGTAGCTCGTACCCCATATGCCGATGCGCTCGGGGTCAGGGCCGTTCATGGTCTGGACAAAGGTTACGGCGTCACGGTAGCCCCGTCGCTGCCGCTCCGGATCAACCTCGTATCTCGGTTCTCCCTCGCTCTCGCCAAAGCATCCGTGATCGTAGACCAGCACCCCAAGTCCATGCGCGGCAAATACCTCGGCGTATCGGTCGAGATATTGCTCCTTTACGGCAGAGAACCCGTGGGTCAAAATCACCGTGGGAAAGGGGGACGCGATTTCTGTCGGCCGATAGAACCAGCCCCGCAGGCGGTCTCCCTCGGACCAGAAGGCCACGTTACTTCGCATTGCTCACTTCCTTTTGCCGGTCCTGTTTGGTCGACTGTTCAGCGTCCGAGCGACTCAAAACGCCCTCTCGAGCTCCGGAAGGACATCGAAGAGATCGGCAACGAGGCCGTAGTCGGCGACCTGGAAGATCGGCGCCTCCTCGTCCGTGTTGATGGCGACGATCACCTTGGAGTCCTTCATGCCGGCGAGGTGCTGGATGGCGCCGGAGATGCCGCAGGCGATGTAGAGGTCAGGCGCGACCACCTTGCCGGTCTGCCCGACCTGCCAGTCGTTCGGCGCATAGCCGGCATCGACGGCAGCACGCGAGGCTCCGACGGCGGCGCCGAGCTTGTCGGCAACCGGCAGGATCACTTGCCTGAACTTCTCCGAGGAGCCGAGCGCCCGGCCGCCGGAGATGATGATCTTCGCCGAGGTCAGCTCCGGGCGGTCTGAAGAGGACAGCGCGTCGGAAACGAACCGCGACAAATCGGAAAAAGCGGCTGCCGTCGGGACCTGTTCGACGGCAGCCGAGTCACCCGCCGAAGCGGGGGGGAAAGACGAGGTGCGGACGGTGATGACTTTCTTCGCTTCGGTCGTCTGCACCGTCTGGATGGCATTGCCGGCATAGATCGGCCGCTTGAAGGTATCCGGCGAAACCACCTCGATGATCTCGGAGACCTGCGCCACGTCGAGAAGTGCGGCAACCCGCGGCATGACGTTCTTGCCGACCGAGGTGGCGGCGGCGACAATCGTGTCATAGTTGCCGGCGAGCGAGACGATGAGGGCCGCCAGCGGCTCGGCGAGATTGTGGGCGAGCGAGGCATCCTCGGCGACGAGCGCCTTGGCGACGCCCGAGAGCTTCGCCGCCTGCTGGGCGACGGCCTCGACGCCGGAACCCGCAACGAGCACATGCACGTCGCCGCCGATCTTGGTCGCCGCCGTCAGCGCCTTCGCCGTCTGGTCGGAAAGGTGGGTGTTGTCGTGGTCAGCCAGAAGCAGAATGGCCATGATGGAATCTCCCTTTCCTTGAACCTTAGAGGACGCCGGCTTCGGTCTTGAGCTTCTCGACGAGCTCGGCGACCGACTTCACCTTGATGCCGGCCTTGCGGCCCGACGGCTCTTCCGTCTTCAGAACTTTGAGCCGCGGGCTCGTGTCGACGCCGAAATCGGCCGGCGTCTTCTTGTCGAGCGGCTTCTTCTTCGCCTTCATGATGTTCGGCAGCGAGGCGTAGCGCGGCTCGTTCAGGCGCAAGTCGGTGGTGACCACGGCCGGCAGCTTCAGTTCCACCGTCTGCAGCCCGCCGTCGACCTCGCGGGTGACATTGACCTTGCCGTCACCGATCTCGACCTTGGAGGCGAAGGTGCCCTGCGGCCAGCCCAACAGCGCCGAGAGCATCTGACCGGTCTGGTTGGAATCGTCGTCGATCGCCTGCTTGCCGACAATGATCAGCCCCGGCTGTTCGGCCTCGGCCACACCCTTGACGATCTTGGCGACGGCGAGCGGTTCGACCTGGTCCTCGGTCTCGACGAGGATCGCCCGGTCGGCGCCCATCGCAAGCGCGGTGCGGAGCGTCTCTTCGGCCTTGGCCGGTCCGATCGAGACGACGACGACTTCGCTCGCCTTGCCGGCTTCCTTGAGGCGCAGCGCCTCTTCGACCGAGATTTCGTCGAACGGGTTCATCGACATCTTGACATTGGCAAGCTCGACGCCCGTGCCGTCCGCCTTCACGCGGATCTTCACGTTGAAGTCGACGACCCGCTTCACCGTTACTAGGATTTTCAACTTTTCAGCCTCCATTATGATCAGTTCGAAAAGGAGTGGCGCGTGTTCAGTCTGCAAAGCAGGGGTCTACACGTGCACTGATCCGCGCGCCGTCTAGTCCGCAGCACTTGCGGAGCTGAAATATCCAGCCGTGGAGCCACCATCGAGCGCGATGATTGCGCCGTTCAGGTAAGATCCTGCCGGGGACGATATGAATGCAGCGAGCTCAGCAACATCGTTCGGACGCGCAAATCGCCCGAGGGGCACCGTTTTCTCGTAGAAGCCGCGATCGGAAGGGTTATCAGCAAAGAGCTGGTCCAACATCGGCGTTTCGACGAATCCTGGACAAATCGCGTTGCACCGAACTCCCTGTGGGCCGTGATCCAAGGCCATCGATTTGATCAGACCTACAACCCCGTGTTTGCTTGCGCAGTAGGCAGCGTAACCCGTCGCCCCCTGTGTGCCGGCATCGGATGCGATGGCGGTGAAGCTTCCCCTTCTTTTCATCAGGGAAGGCATGGCGTTCTTGGCAAGCAGAAATGTTCCCTTGAGGTTGACGTCCAGCACAAAATCAAAGCTCGCCTCGTCCATTTCAATGACTGTTCCTAGGCGCGCCACGCCTGCACAATGGACGACGTTGTCAACGCCACCATGCGCGTCAACCTCAGCGAAGAGGGCCTTGAGCTTCGCGTTATCGGTCACATCAGCTTGGAAAAGCTTGACCGTTCCGCCCGCGGCATCCACGTTCGCGAAAACGCTTCGAAGACGATCGATGTCCCGGTCGATCAAGAAGACATTTGCGCCACGATCGAAAAGGCGACGCGCAACGGCAGCACCAATGCCCGAAGCAGCCCCTGTAATGACGGCGTTTTCGCGCGCCGCCGGCAATCCCATGTCTTGCTGACTGCTCATACCGGGAGTCCGTTTGCTGTGGACAGCCAACGCGGCTCGCCTCGTTTCGAGCGATCCTGACGAACCCATTGCGGTTGGCCGTATATAGACTGCCCGCCGTCGACGAGCAGGGATGCCCCTGTTATGAAGCCAGCGGCGGGGCCCGCCAGAAACGCGACCGCCTCTGCGACATCTTCCGCCTTACCGAGGCGCCCGACGGGTGTTTCCTGGAGCAATGCTTCCCTGCAGCCAGGAACTTCAAGCATTGGCCGGGTCATTGCGGTCTCCACAACACCAGGAAGAACAGAGTTCGTCCGGATACCGTAAATACCAAGCTCTGCTGCCATGGTCCTCGTGAGCATCAGCAGCGCTGCCTTGGTGGCGCTGTATGCGCCCGTCTGGTCGGCGTGGAACAGAGCGAGGCAGGAGGAAATGAGGGTTATGCTGCCTCCCTGGCCACCTGCAACCATGTTGCGCGCGACTGCCTGGCAGAGATGAAAGGTGCCGTTCAGATTGATATCGACGTGCAGGTCCCAGACCTTTTTCGATGTCTCGAGAAAACCACCAAATCTTGCGAATCCAGCATTGGCGACAAAGGTCCCGATCGAACCAAATTGGCCGCCGATTTCGGCAATAGCCCTGTTGAGAGCGTCCGGATCGGTCTGGTCAGCAGGAAGGACGAGCACCTTTCGGGCGCCGTCGCGACGCAGTTCCTCTTCAACCCCGCCGAGGTTGGCAACATCACGATCCAACAGGACGATGTCTCGGCCGTCGCGTGCAAATCGGGCCGCGAGCGCCCTGCCCATCTCGCCACCGGCGCCGCTGATCACCACGCAGGGAAAATCGCTCATCGTCCGCGCTCCTTCAGTGATTGCTCCAAATCAAGCGCTTTGTTGAGTTCAACAACCGCAGAGCGCGTCCACCGGGCAAATCGGCTTCGCGCACCGGGCAAAGTCCATTCGAAGTTGAGGGGCGTGAGAGCCGCGTCGCCTCGCGAGAGGACCCAGGAATCAGAACCGGGCCGGTGCTCGAAAATGGGATCGAGTTCTGGATGCGTACCGAAGAGCAGCCATCCAGGACCATTTTCAGTTTCGACAGACGGAATGCGGGATGGATCCCAGACGCGGCGATCGAGGCTCGCAATCTTGACCTCGCGAGCGGGGCGGGCGGGTGCATTGAGGTTCAAAACAGACCGGGCAGGAAGTTTGGACCGATCCCTGATCATCAGCTTGGTGAGCTCTGCCATAATTTTGGCGCCCCAGCTGAAATCATAGTCCGTCAGATCGACCAGTCGAAACCTTCCATCTCGCGACTGCTGAGATGCGGCGAGTGCCGGAAAACCCAACAACGCACCTTCGATCGCCGATCCGAGCGTGCTCGAATAGGTTGCGTCATCGCCAAGATTGGCCCCTTCGTTGATGCCGGAGACAACGGCTTCGATTTCAGAGGCAAGGCCGGACAGAACGGCGACGCGAACACAATCGGTTGGCGTGCCATTCGTGGCATAGACCGGGTTTACTTCGTCACCGCCCGCCCTAGTAAGCGTAATCGCCTTGCGAAACGAGGCGGAGCGCGATGTGCCGCTTCTCGGTCCGTCGGGCGCAACCGTGAGCACCTGGACTCCGCTTGCGATCAGCGCATCGCGAGCCGCCGCAACGCCGGGAGACTGGTAGCCATCGTCATTTGTGAGCAAGACTTTCACTTCGGGTCGCCTTTCTGGATGCTATGTTCAAGCCGCGAGCGAGAGCCTATCCGGCACGAGCTTCGCAGCATTGGGGACGGTGACCGGCTTGCCGAGGATAGCCCACTCCGCAGCAAGGGCTCCCGTCAGGGCGCCGCTCGTAACACCTGTGCCACCCATGCCTGCGACGACAATTACGGAAGGATCCGCGGCATAGGGGCCGATCTGGAACTCCCCGTCCAGGCTCAACGGGTAGAGGCCGTGCCAACCGTTCTTGAAGCCGAGATCGTCAATTCGCAGCCGATCGCTGACGAGCTGTGCGACGTCGAGAAAATAGTCGTCCCCGTCCGGCGGGCTATAGGCGTCGGGGTTACTGACTTCGTGGCCTTCGACCGAGTAATAGGTGTGGAGTCCGGCGATCAGCGAATCCTCGCCATCCTGCCTGAAGTAGATGCCGGCGCCGTTCTGCCCCGGCATATAGAAATTGCACATTGGAACGACGTAATCGAGCTTGCGGGGCAGCTTGACGATGATCACCTCGTGTACCTCGGGTTTGATCGGTGCCGCGTGCCCCAGAATATCGCCAACGCGCCCCGCCCATGCGCCGCCGGCGTTGATCACCACGTCACATTCGAACTCGCCGCGAGTCGTTGAAAGCACGTGCGTTGACCCGCGTTTTTCGTAAGCGAGCACTTCGGTGTTGTTCATGACCTTCGCGCCAAGATCGCGTGCTTCGTCGATCAGGGCGGAGCAAAGGAGGTGTCCGTCCAGATGTCCGTCGTTGACGCCGTAAAGACCAGCGACGACGTCGTCGCATTGCAAATCGGGAACGAGAGCCTGCAACTCCTTCTGCGACAGTATCCGCGTATCGTCTGCTCCGAAGCTTTTGATCGTGGCGAGCGCGGTTTCAAGTTTTGGAATGTCCGCTTCGGTCGTGGCGATGCGGATGTTGCCGATGCGGGCAAGGGGCAGACTGCGCTTGCGTTCGAGTTCGAACAATATTTCGCGTGACCGGACGCGGATCTCGATCTGCAACGGGTCGAGCGTCTGGGTGTTGTATACCCCGGCCGATCGCCCGGACGAGCCGCATGCCGGCGTGCCTTTTTCCAGAACGACAACCTCCTTTGCATGCAATTGCGCCGCCCTGCGTGCCGCGCCGCAGCCTGCGACGCCTGCTCCGATAATGGCGATACGTGGGGTCATGGCCGTCTTCCTTCAGAACAAGGGGCGAATGGTTTCGTAGACGTAGAGCGTCGCCAGTGTCCCGCAGTCGACCGGCAAGTCCACTCCGGTAATGGCGGAAGCCTTGTCGGAGGCGAGAAAGACCACGGCGTTGGCGAGTTCGGGTATTTCGACAAGGCGCTTCATCGGCACGCGCTGGAAGTCCGTCATCATGTGCCGGAGCGCCTTCTCGGAGACGAACTCCTCCACCATCTGGGTGCGCGTCCAGCCGGGGCTGACGGAATTTATGCGGATATTGTGTTTCGCGAGTTCGACCGCCGCATTCTTCGTGAGACCGACGAGACCGGCCTTGGCGGCGACATAGGAGCCTTGCGGGCCATCATAGCCGTTGGCGTCAATCGAGGCGATATTGATCACCGACCCGCCGCTACCGTCGCGCATCCTGCGCGCTGCTCGCTGCGTTACCAGGAATGCACCTGTGAGATCCGTGCCAACGGTCTTGTTCCAACCTTCGAGCGAAATATCGAGGAATTCAGCCTCGTCGACGATGCCTGCATTGTTGACGACAATCTGAAGACTGCCATGTTCCGCCCATATTGCGTCCAGCACCCGCTCGACTTCGTCCGGATCACTGACACTCCCGGTATGGACCGTTGCCTTGCCTCCGCCGGCCGCTATCCGCGCCGCCACTTCTTCAAGTGGAGCACTGCTCCGGCCCATGAGTGCGACCGTGGCGCCAGCCTGAGCCAGGCCCTCGGCGATACCGGCACCGATCCCCCGGCCGCCGCCCGTGACGAGCGCCACCTTCCCTTCAAGTTCCCGCATCATGCCACCTCCCTTGGGCTCAATTCTCCTGCGACCAGGTCGCGAATTCTCAGCCGCTCCGTTGCGACGCCGTCTTCAAGCCGGAACAGAGACAAGCCGCCGCCACCGGTGCTGACGCGCCGCAGGGTCTCAAAGAAGTCTGCGGGGCGGACCACTTCCGGCGCAAAGGCCCCTCGGCGTTTGATCTTTCCATCCAACATCAACAACGCTCCGGCCGCAGCCGGGATGCCAGTCGAATCGTCCATTCCACCATCGCTACCGGCCGCAAACCTCAAGCCGGAACCGCCCGTATGCACGTCAATGATCATACCGCTCCCGATACGGGGCGCTCCAACGCGTCTCTCCCTGTAATGACGGAACAGGCTGGCCGCCGGGTCGGTGAATTCTCCGCCGGAGCGCTGCTCGTCAGCGATATGCGCGAGAGCCCAGGCCGTAATCAGTGCTTCCTCCGGATTTAGTCCACCGAAGTTGGAAGCGCGCTTCACCGGAAGAAAACGAGGCACCGTCAGCGGCTCGGGATGGGCGAGTCGTACGACCGACTGAATGCCGACCGGCGCCGGAAAGTCGACCTGCCGACGCTCCAAGCCGTCCCAACCTGTTACCGCATGTATCGTACCGTCCGCATCAACCAGATTGAAGCAATGCCAAAAGTGTCGGATAGCTGCTTCGGTCAGATCGGCCACATCGACGGTCCAATAGATGTCCACGTCGTCGACGGGACCGAGATGGTCGATCGCACTTCGGATCAGTATGTTTGTTGTTCCGGGGGAGGAGCCCATTCCGATGAGTGCGGAAATACCGGCCTCCTTCGCGCGCGCATCCCGCTCGAGCATGGGCAGCGTGATGTCCGCGTCGTCGCAGATATCAAGATAGTCCGTCTTCGTTTCGATCGCTGCATCGAGGATGGTGAAGCCGGTCTTGTAGTAAGGGCCGGCCATGTTCACGACGAGGGATGTCGATTCCAACAGCTTGCGCAAGGTCTCGGGCTGTGCAAGCGGGTTTAATTCCTGGACTGCGAAGCCCATCTCTTCCGTTGCAGCACGTGCCTGTGGCCGCCAGGCACGGTCGATTGCAAGCCAGCCCTCAGTCGCATCCGCCCTCGCAATGCCGCGCAACATTGCTTGTGCTTGCGATCCGCCTGCACCGATTACAATTGTCTTCCATTGACGGGCCATTAGAGCCACTCCTTGATTCTCACTACTTCGAGACAAGCCGTTCGGGCGGCCCGGTGATCGAATACTCCCGTTGCAGCTGGTTGAGCGTCTACCTCGATGAGGAGGGCCGATCGGGGGTCATTCGACCAATCCTCCCCCAGGGGGGCTTGCGCCCATGGCGAGTCGGCAGCCGTTTGGAAAGTCAGATCGGTCATTGAACCCTCCATCAGAACAGAGCACCGGCCCTTACGAGGCCTGCCTTGGAGGCAAGCTGATCGGCTGGGTTCTCCCGAATAAGCACCTCGGCCAGACGAATGTTCACGTCGGCGTGTGACCTGTAGCTCCAACCATCCAGAAGGGTCGTCTTGGCGGCCATGAACGGTTCCGCCATGGCTGCCCACGCAACCTCGCGCAACGCGTTCACGAAGCGAAGCACCTGCACGCGGGCAATCTGGCTCTCATCGAGGTCCGGATCGTAGAGCCGCAGGAATGCCATGGTCTCATCGTCGGACATCTCTGCTTGAGAGGTAACGCTGGCCAGATCTATTGCGACCAAGGCTTCGCCGGCGTAGTCGAAATCGACCATTTTCACGCCGTCCGAACAGGCGATGAAGTTCTGCGGGACGAGATCATTGTGGCCGAAGCCGACGGGCGCATCGGCTGCAACCAGAGTGGTTTCGAAACGTTGAGCAATTTCCCAAAGAGCGGCAAAGGAGGTTGGATAAGACCCGCCCAGCTTCGCAGCCCCCGCAATGAAACCGCGAAGGTCATCGAAGATATCGAACTTTCGAGGCGGAAAGTGATGCGCGTGCAGTCGCTTCAGAGCATCCACTATCCTGCGGGCCATGGAAGGCTCTCGGATGTGCTGCGGTCGCAGCGTCTCCCCTTCGACGAATTCTGACATGAAGTGCCCTTCGGGCAGACATGTAGCTATGACCGCTGGTGCCAGACCGATGCTCGCCGCCACGGACTGGGCCTCGATCGCAGCGGTAACCGATGTGCCGGCAAACGACGCATCCGGCTCCCGGATCTTCAAGGCCCATTTTTTGTCGCCGTGTTCCAGAATGAGGTTGATATTGTTTGCGCCGCCGGGAAGAATCGAGAGGCGAATGCCGTGCTCGCCCGGAAGGAACCGCCATTGGTCCAAGAGGTTAAGGGCGGTGTCGCGTACCTGGACAGGCACACCTTCCTCAAACAAGCATCGAGGCTGTTGGTCAACGGTTTCCGAGTGGGTTGACGTCCTCACCGAGATCATCAGATTCGCTCCCGGTGCGTGATGGCGATGTGTTTCAGCTCGGTGTGAGCTTCGATCGCATAGATCGAGAGATCGCGGCCAATTCCAGACTGCTTGTAGCCTCCGAAGGGCATTTCGGCGGCCGTCGGTCCGTGATCGTTGATCCAGACGCTACCCGCCTTCACACGCCCCGCCGCGACAATCGCCCGTTCGATATCGGACGTCCAGATCGAAGCGGCCAGCCCGACCTCCAGATCGTTTGCCTTGGCGACGGCGTCGGCCTCATCTTCGAACG
This window harbors:
- a CDS encoding thioesterase family protein — its product is MPSATFSSIADHERPQLNALLTLKTVVEKDWIDYNGHMTEWQYYKVLADAGENFLRAMGFTEEYRLKGFSFFSVEGHLRNLKECRTGTPLLVYTEMIGFDDIRLQIYQYVLNESEDVVVATGEHMMVHVDTNYRKATPVGNYMRECLTRALMTWSPYQEPKGLSASIRRVKLHCRT
- a CDS encoding electron transfer flavoprotein subunit alpha/FixB family protein, which gives rise to MAILLLADHDNTHLSDQTAKALTAATKIGGDVHVLVAGSGVEAVAQQAAKLSGVAKALVAEDASLAHNLAEPLAALIVSLAGNYDTIVAAATSVGKNVMPRVAALLDVAQVSEIIEVVSPDTFKRPIYAGNAIQTVQTTEAKKVITVRTSSFPPASAGDSAAVEQVPTAAAFSDLSRFVSDALSSSDRPELTSAKIIISGGRALGSSEKFRQVILPVADKLGAAVGASRAAVDAGYAPNDWQVGQTGKVVAPDLYIACGISGAIQHLAGMKDSKVIVAINTDEEAPIFQVADYGLVADLFDVLPELERAF
- a CDS encoding ABC transporter ATP-binding protein — its product is MSLKPVVREGASSTDAPGDRANGIEVNAVEVRFPNGFYGLKQTSLNIPAGTFCTLLGPSGSGKTTLLRAIAGLITPSAGTITIGSREVTSLSVQARNIGFVFQNYALFPHMTVAQNIEYPLKLHKWPQVERQARTKEILELIELPHVAARAVGELSGGQQQRVAIGRALAYRPSLLLLDEPMGALDRRLRQQLGSDLREIQQRTGITTVYVTHDQEEAFILSDKIAIMDGGEILQYDTPAELYFRPNSRFVARFLGEANIVPIERLVPTAIDETRLAATPLGEIPVATSSKGVTSGEPLSIVLRPEDLFLVKDEPRNDDWSPAISVRIEKELFLGSRCLVTVSSQAGNTLLVECNKSDVPPCGTDAWVTWKRTSAVLINR
- a CDS encoding alpha/beta hydrolase; its protein translation is MRSNVAFWSEGDRLRGWFYRPTEIASPFPTVILTHGFSAVKEQYLDRYAEVFAAHGLGVLVYDHGCFGESEGEPRYEVDPERQRRGYRDAVTFVQTMNGPDPERIGIWGTSYSGGHVLVVAAQDRRVKAVVAQVPTISGSKVAVRRATTPQATELRRSLSEDRVARVLGNDRAYVDVVTSDPQLPCALPGADSYEYFCRSAEVASNWNPQVTLRSLELAKANEPGAFIRLISPTPLLMIVAEDDHLTPTDLALDAFDRAGEPKALEILPGGHFSPYTNQFEQSSRVAAEWFVQKLGDRPMLDLPPITKIS
- a CDS encoding electron transfer flavoprotein subunit beta/FixA family protein, with amino-acid sequence MKILVTVKRVVDFNVKIRVKADGTGVELANVKMSMNPFDEISVEEALRLKEAGKASEVVVVSIGPAKAEETLRTALAMGADRAILVETEDQVEPLAVAKIVKGVAEAEQPGLIIVGKQAIDDDSNQTGQMLSALLGWPQGTFASKVEIGDGKVNVTREVDGGLQTVELKLPAVVTTDLRLNEPRYASLPNIMKAKKKPLDKKTPADFGVDTSPRLKVLKTEEPSGRKAGIKVKSVAELVEKLKTEAGVL
- a CDS encoding biotin carboxylase N-terminal domain-containing protein, encoding MKKVLVANRGEIALRIIRACKDAGYQSVAIASEADRQALYARAADEVFLLKGNSPLETYLNQAAILGIADESGADAVHPGYGLLSENEEFAAAVEAAGLIWIGPPAEAIAQLGDKVKARAIARKVGAPLLPSMDDGTATIDQVRKFVKAHGLPVIIKAQNGGGGRGMRIVRTMDELEPQMAAAEREAGLAFGRSECFVEVYVENARHVETQCLVDADGTIAVLATRDCTLQRRQQKLIEEAPAPFLSNAQRKQLKEASVGILKEVGYRGAATCEFLITPRGEIYFLEVNTRVQVEHPVTEEVTGIDIIREMFNIAEGKLLTFTDPPVRGHSIEFRINAEDPWADFRPVPGKLTRLRVPGGPGVRVDFGYGEGDTIPPYYDSLMGKLIVTGCDRAQALARASRALAELEVEGVQTIVPLHRAILNREEFIGTYEPEFIVHTRWIDSEIERLSKEARELAEQPSIQQEINVDEPEPSNGEISEPPMYRRGIKAPLSGIVLEMCVKEGDKISRGDVVAIMESMKMEQSIVAEEGGVVAKINVERGAFIEMDADLLGLD
- a CDS encoding SDR family NAD(P)-dependent oxidoreductase, with the translated sequence MSSQQDMGLPAARENAVITGAASGIGAAVARRLFDRGANVFLIDRDIDRLRSVFANVDAAGGTVKLFQADVTDNAKLKALFAEVDAHGGVDNVVHCAGVARLGTVIEMDEASFDFVLDVNLKGTFLLAKNAMPSLMKRRGSFTAIASDAGTQGATGYAAYCASKHGVVGLIKSMALDHGPQGVRCNAICPGFVETPMLDQLFADNPSDRGFYEKTVPLGRFARPNDVAELAAFISSPAGSYLNGAIIALDGGSTAGYFSSASAAD